Proteins encoded in a region of the Streptomyces sp. NBC_01471 genome:
- a CDS encoding ASCH domain-containing protein gives MTGPEPLKPLLFAFPGPLRDQLVDSVLRGEKVSTSGLLAEYEAEQEELPPVGERSALIDSDGREVAVVELTGVLVLRLGDVGLQHALDEGEGYASVAEWRAGHERFWHGDEMREALRDPEFTVDDDTMIVAERFRVVERL, from the coding sequence ATGACCGGTCCCGAGCCTCTCAAGCCCCTGCTTTTCGCCTTCCCCGGCCCGCTCCGCGATCAGCTCGTCGACTCCGTGCTGCGCGGGGAGAAGGTCTCGACCAGCGGGTTGCTCGCCGAGTACGAGGCGGAGCAGGAGGAACTGCCTCCCGTCGGCGAGCGCTCCGCGCTGATCGACTCGGACGGCCGCGAGGTCGCGGTGGTCGAGCTCACCGGGGTCCTGGTCCTGCGGCTGGGGGACGTCGGGCTCCAGCACGCGCTGGACGAGGGCGAGGGATACGCATCGGTCGCCGAGTGGCGCGCCGGGCACGAGCGGTTCTGGCACGGGGACGAGATGCGGGAGGCGCTGCGGGACCCGGAGTTCACCGTGGACGACGACACGATGATCGTGGCCGAGAGGTTCCGGGTGGTGGAACGGCTGTAG
- a CDS encoding L-idonate 5-dehydrogenase, giving the protein MRGCVIHGAGDLRVEELPEPVAGPGRAVVAVRYGGVCGSDLHYWRHGGVGDFLLSEPMVLGHEVVGTVVAYGEGADGPAPGTQVAVHPATPCGACPECLDGRANVCRDTRYLGSAARTPHVQGGFAARIAVPAGQLRALPAGLGLRRAALAEPLSVALHAVRRAGPVEGRHVLVTGAGPIGALVVAALRAAGAAAVTVTDLLPRALEFAAAAGATTLVRAGDPADPGLPEEVDTAIEASGSAAGLDTCLRSVRRGGAVVQLGMLPPGMSPFAGNLVVSREIELRGALRFDVEFDGAIELLAREDSFDALVSAVVPVEQAVEAFALAADRSRSCKVLLDFGA; this is encoded by the coding sequence ATGCGCGGATGTGTGATCCACGGAGCGGGTGACCTGCGGGTCGAGGAGCTGCCCGAGCCGGTGGCCGGACCCGGCCGGGCCGTCGTCGCGGTGCGGTACGGCGGAGTGTGCGGCTCGGATCTGCACTACTGGCGGCACGGCGGGGTCGGTGACTTCCTTCTCAGCGAGCCGATGGTGCTGGGGCACGAGGTCGTCGGCACCGTGGTCGCGTACGGCGAGGGGGCGGACGGCCCCGCGCCGGGCACGCAGGTGGCGGTGCACCCCGCGACACCGTGCGGCGCGTGCCCGGAGTGCCTGGACGGGCGGGCCAACGTCTGCCGGGACACCCGCTATCTGGGCAGCGCGGCCCGTACGCCGCACGTGCAGGGCGGGTTCGCGGCCCGGATCGCGGTCCCGGCCGGCCAGCTGAGGGCCCTTCCGGCGGGCCTCGGACTGCGCAGGGCCGCACTGGCCGAGCCACTGTCGGTCGCGCTGCACGCGGTGCGCCGGGCCGGTCCCGTCGAGGGCCGGCACGTCCTGGTCACGGGTGCGGGGCCGATCGGCGCCCTGGTGGTGGCGGCGCTGCGGGCCGCGGGCGCCGCGGCCGTCACGGTCACCGACCTGCTGCCGAGGGCCCTGGAGTTCGCGGCCGCCGCGGGCGCGACGACGCTCGTACGGGCCGGCGACCCGGCGGATCCCGGTCTGCCGGAGGAGGTGGACACGGCGATCGAGGCCTCCGGGTCGGCAGCCGGTCTGGACACCTGTCTGCGGTCGGTGCGGCGGGGCGGGGCCGTCGTACAGCTGGGAATGCTGCCTCCGGGCATGAGCCCGTTCGCCGGAAACCTGGTGGTGAGCCGCGAGATCGAACTGCGCGGGGCGCTCCGCTTCGACGTGGAGTTCGACGGGGCGATCGAGCTGCTGGCCCGGGAGGACTCCTTCGACGCACTGGTCAGTGCGGTGGTGCCGGTGGAGCAGGCCGTGGAGGCGTTCGCCCTCGCCGCGGACCGGTCGCGGTCCTGCAAGGTCCTGCTGGACTTCGGCGCCTAG
- a CDS encoding molybdopterin-dependent oxidoreductase, with the protein MLGLGAAGLVTAPYIQRGVDSALGTVAGKDPTGLTGLLPNGGGFRYYSVTSSVPRKDAGTYRLTVDGMVERPATYTLGSLRRLPQTRLVRDVQCVTGWRVPGTPFEGVRLSRLLDAAGVRPGAGAVRFTCFDGAYSESLTLDQARRADVLVALRMQDAPVSHNHGGPVRLYVAPMYFYKSAKWLSGITVTSDVRRGYWEERGYDIDAWVGKSNGRDDHPTV; encoded by the coding sequence ATGCTCGGCCTGGGCGCCGCGGGGCTCGTCACCGCGCCCTACATCCAGCGCGGGGTCGACTCGGCGCTGGGGACGGTCGCGGGCAAGGACCCCACCGGCCTGACCGGTCTGCTGCCCAACGGCGGCGGATTCCGCTACTACTCGGTCACCTCGTCGGTGCCCCGCAAGGACGCCGGCACCTACCGGCTCACCGTGGACGGCATGGTCGAGCGGCCCGCCACGTACACCCTCGGCTCACTGCGCAGGCTGCCGCAGACCAGGCTGGTGCGCGATGTGCAGTGCGTCACCGGCTGGCGGGTGCCCGGGACCCCCTTCGAGGGCGTCCGGCTCTCCCGGCTGCTCGACGCGGCGGGCGTGCGGCCCGGGGCCGGTGCCGTCCGCTTCACCTGCTTCGACGGCGCGTACAGCGAGAGCCTCACCCTGGACCAGGCGCGCCGTGCTGACGTCCTGGTGGCGCTGCGGATGCAGGACGCGCCGGTGAGCCACAACCACGGCGGCCCGGTCCGGCTCTACGTCGCGCCCATGTACTTCTACAAGTCCGCGAAATGGCTGTCCGGGATCACCGTCACCAGTGACGTGCGACGCGGTTACTGGGAGGAGCGGGGCTATGACATCGACGCCTGGGTCGGCAAGTCCAACGGACGCGACGACCACCCCACGGTCTGA
- a CDS encoding SDR family oxidoreductase, which yields MPHPLFEIGGRTALVTGAGRGIGHALARGLLEAGCTVVINGRDEDRLKAAAAALADAGGTVLTAAFDVTDGPSVAAGIAAAEEQAGPLDILVNNAGMQLRAPLLDFADADWHRIVDTNLTSAFLVGREAARRMVPRGHGKIINICSLQSEVVRPGIAPYAATKGALKMLTKGMCADWGQHGIQVNGLGPGYIETELTRPLVEDEEFSSWVRGRTPAGRWGRTEDLVGGVLYLASPAADFVSGQILYVDGGMTSVL from the coding sequence ATGCCACATCCGCTGTTCGAGATCGGCGGCCGTACGGCGCTGGTCACCGGGGCCGGCAGGGGCATCGGCCACGCGCTCGCCCGCGGTCTGCTGGAGGCGGGCTGCACCGTCGTCATCAACGGCCGGGACGAGGACCGGCTGAAGGCGGCCGCCGCCGCGCTCGCGGACGCCGGGGGCACGGTGCTCACCGCCGCCTTCGACGTCACCGACGGGCCCTCGGTCGCCGCCGGGATCGCCGCGGCCGAGGAGCAGGCGGGCCCGCTGGACATCCTGGTCAACAACGCGGGGATGCAGCTGCGTGCTCCACTGCTCGACTTCGCCGACGCCGACTGGCACCGCATCGTGGACACCAACCTCACCAGTGCCTTTCTGGTGGGTCGCGAGGCCGCCCGGCGGATGGTCCCCCGCGGCCACGGGAAGATCATCAACATCTGTTCGCTGCAGAGCGAGGTGGTGCGCCCCGGCATCGCTCCGTACGCGGCCACCAAGGGCGCCCTGAAGATGCTCACCAAGGGCATGTGCGCGGACTGGGGGCAGCACGGCATCCAGGTCAACGGTCTGGGCCCCGGCTACATCGAGACCGAGCTGACCCGGCCGCTGGTGGAGGACGAGGAGTTCAGCTCCTGGGTGCGCGGCCGTACCCCGGCCGGTCGCTGGGGGCGTACCGAGGACCTGGTGGGCGGTGTGCTCTACCTCGCCTCACCGGCCGCGGACTTCGTGAGCGGCCAGATCCTGTACGTCGACGGCGGAATGACGAGTGTGCTGTGA
- a CDS encoding gluconate:H+ symporter, with product MSSLSVEMLAADAAPISSAGHAQLGIAVLAGIAVIVLLITKTKLHAFLSLTIGSLVLGAVAGAPLDKVITSFTSGLGDTTASVGVLIALGAILGKLLADSGGADQIVDTILAKASRRSMPWAMVLIAAIVGLPLFFEIGIVLLIPVVLLVAKRGNFSLMRIGIPALAGLSVMHGLIPPHPGPLVAIAAVHANLGVTLALGVLVAVPTVVIAGPVFSRYAARWVDIQAPDRMVPERPSEDLAKRPGFGATVATVLLPVVLMLAKALVDIVIDDPADTVQRAFDVIGSPLIALLAAVLVAMFTLGRAAGFSKGRMSETVEKSLAPIASVLLIVGAGGGFKQTLIDSGVGQMVLDISKDWSIPALLLAWLIAVVMRLATGSATVATVSAAGLVAPLAADMSTAHVALLVLAIGAGSLFFSHVNDAGFWLVKEYFGMDVGQTIKTWSVMETIISVVSMIFILLLSLVV from the coding sequence GTGTCCAGTCTCAGTGTCGAGATGCTGGCAGCGGACGCAGCGCCGATATCGTCGGCCGGCCATGCCCAGCTGGGGATCGCCGTCCTCGCGGGCATCGCCGTCATCGTCCTGCTCATCACGAAGACCAAGCTCCACGCGTTCCTGTCGCTGACCATCGGATCGCTCGTCCTGGGAGCGGTCGCGGGTGCTCCGCTCGACAAGGTCATCACCAGCTTCACCTCGGGGCTCGGTGACACCACCGCGAGTGTGGGTGTCCTGATCGCGCTCGGTGCCATCCTCGGCAAGCTCCTCGCGGACTCCGGCGGCGCCGACCAGATCGTCGACACCATCCTCGCGAAGGCGAGCCGGCGCAGCATGCCGTGGGCGATGGTGCTGATCGCGGCGATCGTCGGTCTGCCGCTCTTCTTCGAGATCGGCATCGTGCTGCTGATCCCGGTGGTCCTCCTGGTCGCCAAGCGCGGCAACTTCTCGCTGATGCGGATCGGTATCCCGGCGCTGGCCGGCCTGTCCGTGATGCACGGTCTGATACCGCCGCACCCCGGGCCGCTGGTGGCCATCGCAGCCGTGCACGCCAACCTCGGTGTGACGCTCGCGCTCGGTGTCCTGGTGGCCGTCCCCACCGTGGTCATCGCCGGTCCGGTCTTCTCCCGGTACGCGGCCCGCTGGGTGGACATCCAGGCGCCCGACCGGATGGTGCCGGAGCGCCCCTCGGAGGACCTGGCGAAGCGGCCCGGTTTCGGTGCCACCGTGGCGACCGTGCTGCTGCCCGTCGTGCTGATGCTGGCCAAGGCGCTCGTCGACATCGTGATCGACGATCCCGCGGACACGGTCCAGCGTGCGTTCGACGTCATCGGCTCGCCCCTGATCGCTCTGCTGGCCGCGGTACTCGTCGCCATGTTCACGCTCGGCCGGGCCGCCGGATTCAGCAAGGGGCGGATGTCGGAGACCGTCGAGAAGTCCCTCGCCCCGATCGCGAGCGTGCTGCTGATCGTCGGCGCGGGCGGCGGGTTCAAGCAGACCCTGATCGACTCGGGTGTGGGTCAGATGGTGCTGGACATCTCCAAGGACTGGTCGATCCCGGCGCTGCTGCTGGCCTGGCTGATCGCCGTGGTGATGCGCCTGGCGACCGGCTCCGCCACGGTGGCGACCGTGTCCGCCGCCGGTCTGGTCGCACCCCTCGCCGCGGACATGTCGACGGCACACGTGGCGCTGCTGGTACTCGCCATCGGCGCGGGCTCGCTCTTCTTCAGCCATGTGAACGACGCGGGATTCTGGCTGGTGAAGGAGTACTTCGGGATGGATGTCGGCCAGACGATCAAGACCTGGTCGGTCATGGAGACCATCATTTCGGTGGTCTCCATGATCTTCATCCTGCTGCTCTCACTCGTTGTCTAG
- a CDS encoding FadR/GntR family transcriptional regulator, translating to MTTQGPGLHAHVLENLGPSITSGEYPPGSVLRTDELARRFDVSRTVIREAVRVLESMHLVESRRRVGVTVRPTEEWNVYDPQVIRWRLAGADRSRQLRSLTVLRYSVEPVAAGLAARHATAAQCAALTEQALGMVATSRGHRLAAYLVHDIAFHRLVLRGSGNEMFARLGDVVAEVLAGRTEHQVMFDDPDPAAVTLHVQVAEAVREGNADRAEELTREIAVGALKELDVLAP from the coding sequence ATGACCACTCAGGGCCCGGGGCTGCACGCCCACGTGCTGGAAAACCTCGGCCCCTCGATCACCTCGGGGGAGTACCCGCCGGGCAGCGTGCTGCGCACCGACGAACTGGCCCGGCGCTTCGACGTCTCCCGCACGGTGATCCGCGAGGCCGTCCGCGTCCTGGAGTCGATGCACCTGGTCGAGTCCCGGCGCCGGGTCGGTGTGACCGTGCGCCCCACCGAGGAGTGGAACGTCTACGACCCGCAGGTCATCCGGTGGCGGCTGGCCGGCGCCGACCGGTCCCGCCAGCTCCGCTCGCTGACCGTCCTGCGGTACTCCGTGGAGCCGGTCGCCGCCGGGCTCGCGGCCCGGCACGCCACCGCCGCGCAGTGCGCCGCCCTCACCGAGCAGGCGCTCGGCATGGTCGCCACGTCCCGCGGCCACCGGCTGGCCGCGTATCTGGTGCACGACATCGCCTTCCACCGGCTTGTTCTGCGCGGATCGGGGAACGAGATGTTCGCCCGGCTCGGCGACGTGGTCGCCGAGGTGCTCGCCGGGCGTACGGAGCACCAGGTGATGTTCGACGATCCCGACCCGGCCGCCGTTACCTTGCACGTGCAAGTGGCGGAGGCCGTAAGGGAAGGCAATGCCGACCGGGCGGAGGAGTTGACCAGAGAGATCGCGGTCGGCGCACTGAAGGAGCTCGACGTCCTGGCGCCCTGA
- a CDS encoding gluconokinase: MSTPRVVVLMGVAGTSKTTIGPLLSAALGVPYAEGDDFHPAANIAKMSAGTALEDADRWPWLDAIGRWAHERADRGGVVSCSALKRSYRDRLRAEAPGVVFLHLTGDRELIEQRMAERKGHFMPTALLDSQFATLQPLGRDEAGAAVDISGTPEDITGRAVAALHGIGQ; encoded by the coding sequence ATGAGCACCCCCCGAGTCGTAGTCCTGATGGGCGTGGCAGGGACCAGCAAGACCACGATCGGTCCGCTGCTCTCCGCCGCACTGGGCGTTCCGTACGCAGAGGGGGATGACTTCCACCCCGCCGCGAACATCGCCAAGATGTCGGCCGGCACGGCCCTCGAGGACGCCGACCGGTGGCCGTGGCTCGACGCGATCGGCCGCTGGGCGCACGAGCGCGCCGACCGGGGCGGGGTGGTCAGCTGCTCCGCGCTCAAGCGCTCCTACCGCGACCGGCTGCGGGCCGAGGCGCCCGGCGTCGTCTTTCTGCACCTGACCGGCGACCGGGAGCTGATCGAGCAGCGGATGGCGGAGCGCAAGGGGCACTTCATGCCCACCGCGCTCCTCGACTCGCAGTTCGCCACGCTCCAGCCGCTGGGCCGGGACGAGGCGGGCGCCGCCGTCGACATCTCCGGGACCCCCGAGGACATCACCGGGCGGGCCGTGGCCGCACTGCACGGCATCGGCCAGTAG
- a CDS encoding FAD-binding dehydrogenase yields MADDADVIVIGAGLAGLVATAELVDAGKKVILLDQEPEQSAGGQAHWSFGGLFFVDSPEQRRFRIKDSHELAMQDWLGTAGFDRPEDHWPRQWAEAYVDFASGEKRAWLHAQGMRFFPVVGWAERGGYDATGHGNSVPRFHITWGTGPGVVAPFERRVRAGVARGLVQLRFRHRVTGLARSAGAVDTVTGEVLEESGAERGTASSRTVTGEFSYRAQAVIVTSGGIGGNHDLVRAQWPERLGTPPAHMLSGVPAHVDGLMLGITEAAGGSQINRDRMWHYTEGIQNWNPIWAKHGIRILPGPSSLWFDARGKRLPVPLFPGFDTLGTLDHIMKSGHDHTWFVLDQRIIGKEFALSGSEQNPDLTGKSVRDVIGRARADVPAPVRAFMDNGADFVVEKDLASLVRGMNALTDQPLIDEAGLRREIVARDREISNPFTKDLQVMAVRGARNYLGDKLIRTAAPHRILDPAAGPLIAVKLHILTRKSLGGLETDLSSRVVAEPGAGPDRGRPVPGLYAAGEAAGFGGGGVHGYRSLEGTFLGGCIYSGRIAGRAAARAVG; encoded by the coding sequence ATGGCGGACGACGCTGACGTGATCGTGATCGGGGCCGGTCTGGCCGGTCTGGTGGCCACCGCCGAGCTGGTGGACGCGGGGAAGAAGGTGATCCTCCTCGACCAGGAACCCGAGCAGTCGGCCGGCGGGCAGGCGCACTGGTCCTTCGGCGGTCTCTTCTTCGTCGACTCGCCCGAACAGCGGCGCTTCCGCATCAAGGACAGTCACGAGCTGGCGATGCAGGACTGGCTCGGCACCGCCGGTTTCGACCGGCCGGAGGACCACTGGCCGCGGCAGTGGGCCGAGGCGTACGTCGACTTCGCGTCGGGCGAGAAGCGGGCCTGGCTGCACGCCCAGGGGATGCGCTTCTTCCCGGTCGTCGGCTGGGCGGAGCGCGGCGGGTACGACGCGACGGGCCACGGCAACTCGGTGCCCCGCTTCCACATCACCTGGGGGACCGGGCCCGGTGTCGTCGCGCCCTTCGAACGCCGGGTGCGGGCCGGTGTGGCGCGCGGCCTGGTGCAGCTCAGGTTCCGCCACCGGGTGACCGGCCTCGCCCGCAGCGCCGGCGCGGTCGACACGGTGACCGGCGAGGTGCTGGAGGAGAGCGGGGCCGAGCGGGGCACCGCGAGCAGCCGTACGGTCACCGGCGAGTTCAGCTACCGGGCGCAGGCGGTCATCGTCACCTCCGGCGGGATCGGCGGCAACCACGACCTCGTACGGGCGCAGTGGCCGGAGCGGCTCGGCACCCCGCCCGCCCACATGCTGTCGGGGGTGCCCGCCCATGTGGACGGGCTGATGCTGGGCATCACGGAGGCCGCCGGCGGCAGCCAGATCAACCGGGACCGGATGTGGCACTACACCGAGGGCATCCAGAACTGGAACCCGATCTGGGCGAAGCACGGCATCCGCATCCTGCCGGGGCCCTCGTCGCTCTGGTTCGACGCACGCGGCAAACGCCTGCCGGTGCCGCTCTTCCCCGGCTTCGACACCCTGGGCACGCTCGACCACATCATGAAGTCGGGCCACGACCACACCTGGTTCGTCCTCGACCAGCGCATCATCGGCAAGGAGTTCGCGCTCTCGGGCTCCGAGCAGAACCCGGACCTGACCGGGAAGTCCGTCCGTGACGTCATCGGGCGGGCGCGGGCCGACGTACCCGCGCCGGTCAGGGCCTTCATGGACAACGGCGCGGACTTCGTCGTCGAGAAGGACCTCGCGTCGCTGGTGCGGGGGATGAACGCGCTCACCGACCAGCCGCTGATCGACGAGGCCGGGCTGCGCCGGGAGATCGTCGCCCGCGACCGGGAGATCAGTAACCCCTTCACCAAGGACCTCCAGGTGATGGCGGTCCGCGGCGCCCGGAACTACCTGGGCGACAAACTCATCCGTACGGCAGCGCCGCACCGGATCCTGGACCCCGCCGCGGGGCCGCTGATCGCGGTGAAACTGCACATCCTGACCCGCAAGTCGCTGGGCGGCCTGGAGACGGACCTGTCGTCGCGGGTCGTCGCCGAGCCGGGCGCCGGCCCGGACCGGGGCCGGCCCGTGCCCGGTCTGTACGCGGCGGGGGAGGCCGCCGGGTTCGGCGGGGGCGGGGTGCACGGCTACCGGTCGCTGGAGGGCACGTTCCTGGGCGGCTGCATCTACTCCGGGCGGATCGCCGGGCGGGCGGCGGCCCGGGCGGTGGGATGA
- a CDS encoding APC family permease, which translates to MPPGSSSTSEINEISTFKGQDQALRAGRLGTAGLLLSVLAASAPLMVVAGVMPTIFGLMGIVGQPILYVILAVVLALFSVGYAEMSRHVHNAGAFYAYIARGLGATAGASASFVALVAYSAMQVGIYGIFGFEVSGLFDTYLSTELAWWIPALAAVVVVGVLSWLKIDLNAKVLGVLLLIECALVVIFDIASVANPAAEGLSLHAFNPGTLTGAGFGTALCFCIAAFVGFEQAPVYAEETSRPQVVVRRVMFLGVGFVALFFALSSWALTVAAGPSAISARAGKLGPGLLFGLSEGVLGKSFTDVLHVLFVTGMFAAMLSFHNVVARYAFAMGREGLLPAAFGRTNKSSGAPGIGSLLQTVISLVVVIAFAVTDSKPHGDPTAPVLHLFTWMGNIGALGIILLMAAASVAVIAFFGRRGAVRAQIWRLTASGLACLALLSIAFMTVKDFDVLVGAGPGSVLSWLLPGIIGLALLGGLVYGLVLRSGRPEVHARIGLGNEAFQLDKAAEARAGVAAEI; encoded by the coding sequence ATGCCGCCGGGCAGTTCGAGCACGAGCGAGATCAACGAGATCAGCACGTTCAAGGGCCAGGACCAGGCGTTGCGCGCCGGCCGTCTGGGGACGGCGGGGCTGCTGCTCTCCGTGCTCGCGGCCAGTGCTCCCCTGATGGTCGTCGCGGGTGTCATGCCCACGATCTTCGGTCTGATGGGGATCGTCGGGCAGCCGATCCTCTACGTCATCCTGGCGGTCGTCCTGGCGCTGTTCAGCGTCGGTTACGCGGAGATGAGCCGGCACGTCCACAACGCCGGGGCCTTCTACGCGTACATCGCCCGCGGCCTCGGCGCCACCGCCGGTGCGAGTGCCTCCTTCGTCGCCCTGGTCGCCTACAGCGCCATGCAGGTCGGCATCTACGGCATCTTCGGCTTCGAGGTCTCCGGCCTCTTCGACACCTACCTGAGCACCGAACTGGCCTGGTGGATACCGGCGCTGGCGGCCGTCGTGGTCGTCGGGGTGCTGTCCTGGCTGAAGATCGACCTCAACGCGAAGGTCCTCGGGGTGCTGCTGCTCATCGAGTGCGCCCTCGTGGTGATCTTCGACATCGCCTCGGTCGCGAACCCCGCCGCGGAAGGGCTCTCGCTGCACGCCTTCAACCCCGGCACCCTCACCGGAGCGGGCTTCGGAACCGCCCTCTGCTTCTGCATCGCCGCCTTCGTCGGCTTCGAACAGGCCCCCGTGTACGCCGAGGAGACCAGCAGGCCGCAGGTGGTCGTCCGCCGGGTGATGTTCCTCGGCGTCGGCTTCGTCGCGCTGTTCTTCGCCCTCAGCTCCTGGGCGCTGACCGTGGCCGCCGGCCCGTCGGCGATCAGTGCCCGGGCGGGCAAGCTCGGCCCCGGACTGCTCTTCGGCCTCAGCGAGGGGGTGCTCGGCAAGTCCTTCACCGACGTACTGCACGTCCTCTTCGTCACCGGCATGTTCGCCGCCATGCTCAGCTTCCACAACGTGGTCGCCCGCTACGCCTTCGCGATGGGCCGCGAAGGACTGCTGCCCGCCGCCTTCGGCCGTACCAACAAGTCCAGCGGCGCACCCGGCATCGGGTCGCTGCTCCAGACCGTGATCTCCCTCGTCGTCGTCATCGCCTTCGCGGTGACCGACAGCAAGCCGCACGGCGACCCGACGGCGCCCGTCCTGCACCTCTTCACCTGGATGGGGAACATCGGCGCCCTCGGCATCATCCTGCTGATGGCCGCCGCGTCGGTCGCGGTCATCGCCTTCTTCGGCCGGCGCGGGGCGGTCCGCGCGCAGATCTGGCGGCTGACCGCGTCCGGGCTCGCCTGCCTCGCCCTGCTCAGCATCGCCTTCATGACGGTCAAGGACTTCGACGTGCTGGTCGGCGCGGGCCCCGGCTCCGTACTGAGCTGGCTGCTGCCCGGCATCATCGGCCTCGCGCTGCTCGGCGGGCTGGTCTACGGACTGGTGCTGCGCTCGGGCCGGCCGGAGGTGCACGCCCGGATCGGGCTCGGCAACGAGGCGTTCCAGCTCGACAAGGCCGCCGAGGCGCGGGCCGGAGTCGCCGCGGAGATATGA
- a CDS encoding cytochrome b/b6 domain-containing protein codes for MTSTPGSASPTDATTTPRSDLRRFTRPVRWVHRTTSALMLVCIASAGCLYIPQLAELVGRRYLVVTVHEWSGVLLPVPVLLGLVSRALRADLGRLNRFAPYDRAWLRSALRRDGSPRTAGKFNGGQKIYAGWIAGAALVMLGTGLLMWFTHLAPLVWRTSATFIHDWLALAVGIVVAGHIGMALGDPEARRGMRTGWVGRGWARREHPRWLDEQ; via the coding sequence ATGACATCGACGCCTGGGTCGGCAAGTCCAACGGACGCGACGACCACCCCACGGTCTGACCTGCGCCGCTTCACCCGGCCGGTGCGATGGGTGCACCGCACGACGTCGGCCCTGATGCTGGTGTGCATCGCGTCGGCCGGCTGCCTGTACATCCCGCAGCTCGCGGAACTCGTCGGCCGCCGCTATCTGGTGGTCACCGTCCACGAGTGGTCCGGGGTGCTGCTGCCGGTGCCGGTCCTGCTCGGCCTGGTCTCGCGCGCGCTGCGGGCGGACCTGGGCCGCCTCAACCGCTTCGCGCCGTACGACCGCGCCTGGCTCCGGTCGGCGCTGCGCAGGGACGGATCCCCGCGCACGGCGGGCAAGTTCAACGGCGGCCAGAAGATCTACGCGGGGTGGATCGCGGGCGCCGCGCTGGTGATGCTCGGGACCGGGCTGCTGATGTGGTTCACGCACCTGGCACCGCTGGTCTGGCGGACGAGCGCCACCTTCATCCACGACTGGCTGGCTCTCGCCGTCGGCATCGTGGTCGCCGGGCACATCGGGATGGCGCTCGGCGACCCGGAGGCCAGGCGGGGGATGCGGACCGGATGGGTCGGGCGCGGCTGGGCACGGCGGGAGCACCCGCGGTGGCTGGACGAGCAGTGA